The proteins below are encoded in one region of Reichenbachiella sp. 5M10:
- the map gene encoding type I methionyl aminopeptidase — MSITKESERIGMERISQVVGTTLKRMREYAQVGMSTKELDEYGGAILRSYGAKSAPFETYGFPGYTCISVNEEAAHGIPSDTTILQEGDLINIDVSAELDGFWSDNGSSFVLGEDVHNHQPLVDASKRILRQAICQIKGGVKIADIGHLIETEAKKSGFKVIKNLAGHGVGRSLHEAPENILNYRVRSNRERFRKNTTVAIETFISTRSTVAVEMADGWTLVGNRGGYVTQHEQTILVTDGAPVVLTASNGEWD, encoded by the coding sequence ATGTCAATAACCAAAGAATCCGAGCGGATCGGGATGGAAAGAATCAGTCAGGTAGTAGGGACAACACTCAAACGGATGAGGGAATATGCCCAAGTCGGTATGTCTACGAAAGAGCTCGACGAGTACGGGGGCGCGATATTGAGAAGTTATGGAGCAAAATCAGCTCCGTTCGAAACCTATGGATTTCCGGGATATACATGTATCAGTGTCAACGAAGAAGCGGCGCATGGCATCCCCTCTGATACGACCATCCTCCAGGAAGGCGATTTGATCAATATTGATGTCTCGGCTGAGCTGGATGGGTTTTGGTCTGACAATGGGTCTTCCTTTGTGCTAGGCGAGGATGTACACAATCATCAGCCCCTAGTGGATGCCTCCAAGCGTATTTTGCGCCAAGCAATATGTCAGATCAAAGGAGGGGTGAAAATAGCAGATATCGGACACCTGATCGAGACCGAGGCAAAAAAGTCAGGATTCAAAGTGATTAAAAACTTGGCAGGGCATGGTGTAGGTAGAAGTCTACACGAGGCACCTGAAAATATCCTCAACTACCGAGTGAGGAGCAATCGGGAGCGATTTCGCAAAAATACCACAGTAGCCATCGAGACGTTTATTTCGACTCGGTCTACTGTAGCTGTAGAGATGGCGGACGGATGGACGCTAGTGGGGAATAGAGGGGGGTATGTCACCCAGCACGAGCAGACTATACTGGTCACAGATGGAGCTCCAGTAGTGCTCACAGCATCCAATGGAGAGTGGGACTGA
- a CDS encoding cellulase family glycosylhydrolase, protein MYRYLTMVALLLSSVVYGQDKGFVQVKDLGFEINSEPYHYIGTNLWYGMNLGSKGDQGDRERLVRELDALQALGVTNLRVMAASEGSLDSPYQNKPILQTAPGVYDEDLLEGLDFFMVEMAKRDMKAVVCLGNFWMWSGGFPQYVSWATGSEIPYPDVTGGGSWDEFISYSESFYTNKKAMKMYYDFVEFLIGRTNSLTGVAYEDDPTIMAWQLANEPRGYSHVPEFRAWIDKSAKLIKKKDQNHLVCLGTEGDTSTPISGNELYADNLSKYVDYATTHVWIQNWGWFDPNDTLSFETAKQMTLDYLKGQEEKAQRLGKPLVVEEFGVPRDGGAFGDESTVVYRDAYYRLIFDYTLRSIQSDGVIQGCNFWSWGGEGRPSAPGQLWEIGDDLIGDPAHELQGWYSVYDTDTSTVDLIKEFTLQVEE, encoded by the coding sequence ATGTATAGATATCTGACAATGGTGGCGCTGCTACTCAGCAGCGTAGTGTATGGGCAAGACAAGGGGTTTGTGCAAGTGAAAGACTTGGGGTTTGAGATCAATAGCGAACCTTATCACTACATCGGGACGAACCTCTGGTATGGTATGAATTTAGGTTCGAAAGGAGATCAAGGTGATCGGGAGCGATTGGTCAGGGAGCTGGATGCTCTCCAAGCCCTCGGCGTGACCAACCTACGTGTCATGGCGGCTAGTGAAGGTAGTCTCGATAGCCCTTATCAAAACAAGCCGATCCTCCAAACGGCTCCTGGAGTGTATGACGAGGACCTACTGGAAGGTCTGGATTTTTTTATGGTGGAGATGGCCAAACGCGACATGAAAGCCGTGGTTTGCTTAGGCAATTTTTGGATGTGGAGTGGGGGATTTCCTCAGTATGTCTCTTGGGCGACAGGCTCAGAGATACCTTATCCAGACGTGACAGGTGGAGGATCATGGGATGAGTTCATCAGTTATTCCGAGTCTTTTTATACCAACAAGAAAGCCATGAAGATGTACTACGATTTCGTGGAATTCCTCATCGGACGGACCAATAGCCTCACGGGGGTGGCCTACGAGGATGACCCTACGATCATGGCGTGGCAATTGGCCAACGAGCCGAGAGGGTACAGCCATGTGCCGGAGTTCAGGGCGTGGATTGATAAGTCAGCGAAACTGATCAAGAAGAAAGATCAAAATCACCTCGTGTGTCTAGGGACTGAAGGAGACACCTCTACACCCATCTCGGGCAACGAACTCTATGCGGACAACCTATCCAAGTATGTGGACTATGCGACCACTCATGTGTGGATACAAAATTGGGGATGGTTTGACCCCAACGATACTTTGAGTTTTGAGACGGCCAAGCAGATGACTCTTGATTATCTCAAAGGGCAAGAAGAAAAGGCACAACGTCTCGGTAAGCCACTGGTGGTCGAAGAGTTCGGCGTGCCACGTGATGGAGGAGCTTTTGGCGATGAGTCTACTGTCGTATACAGAGATGCATACTATCGGTTGATATTTGACTATACACTGCGGAGCATTCAGTCCGATGGCGTGATTCAGGGTTGCAATTTCTGGTCATGGGGAGGAGAAGGACGTCCGTCTGCTCCCGGCCAACTGTGGGAGATAGGAGACGATCTGATTGGTGACCCGGCCCATGAATTGCAGGGGTGGTATTCGGTGTATGATACCGATACGAGTACTGTGGATCTCATCAAAGAGTTTACTCTACAGGTCGAAGAATAA
- a CDS encoding two-component regulator propeller domain-containing protein — protein sequence MRRIIIYGWIIWCAIMSCHAQPQTILTKNVFFEQLPVDLGLSQRSINCMLQDHEGYLWVGTWSGLVKYDGYSTQIYRADNTSPDHLRSNKIIRVFESSDSTLWVGTRTGGLFRKDKNSDAFYQYTHIPDDPNSLSNQHVWDIAEDASGGLWIGTEHGLNHLDTHTGKFTSFFTDSTNVHSLSNDFVTKLMIDSRNRLWVATEYGVSLMENIDPEHPHFERIVVDFDPANDGLHNYIYDLQYIENAKGMAVYWGTKKGLKKYAKGKVENFEIKGRASSFNIFRSMTSVSSVEPFLLLGSDMGLSVFDIKKNSFERFFGDFDKEVNLSQNTITALLIDRSGVLWAGTRKGLNKYDSYDNNISLTKTKTFDPTNSIITSIRQGPDGKHWIGTLGGGLFQVNFNGDAVSSIDKYRLVTDDDVDFTHYIQKLNVDPSGRFWIGTAGAGLYVIDAKDINHQTHEIRNYRHYDMKTPVALTDDYVMSIAPASSGGMWVGTWSKGLNLVTDEGEVYWIKEPRLSPIAMVTLYEDDEGYLWVGTRGNGLFRLMIQNKKVVEFKAYQYSDESPGINNNFVNTIYVDSKERMWVGTEDGLSRYDDKEDVFVHVNRTQDRLPQDVVGVIEDDSGLLWIAGEEGVTVINPDLEQMYVNHFDSQDRMQGGFFYNEGTLEADDGRLLLGGSNGFNIINPRNIFQNPYLPHVVIKDVTVSDVSLKPGEEFNGRVVLPKALSETDRIVLNFSENTISFEFVALHFANPRKNRYAYRLDGFDTEWHSTSSSRRYAKYTNLDPGTYTFTVRASNDDGLWNEEGRSLLVVISPPWWRTHWAVLLYVVLAMIFLAVFRKMILIRSAYEHDLRFERLERENTEQLNKSRLQFFTNISHEFRTPLTLILGLVEQLIDDGEGGVKVQKQLKLVTQNAGRLQRLINQLLDFRKAETGSLNLRIAEGNFYKFVKEVKLSFDSLAEQRGIDYSLVTSSNVIPLYFDRDQFEKILFNLLSNAFKHTQKGGAIKVQLKEQKGQVVLSVVDSGDGIGLEEKKKVFDRFYSGDQDTGTGSGIGLALCKSLVELHHGAIKVESEVGQGATFEVCIPTGMAHFKPEDMLEDFKDSEDIATYREVLDEEREDELATTAEAQDVEGLKKILIVEDNVEVRHFLKSLFQFEYAVFEAENGQVGIELANEHDPDLVISDVMMPVMDGITFCKKLKENLDTSHIPVILLTARTSFIYNIEGLENGADDYVTKPFHLKVLKLKARNLIKSREQSRMLVQDRDQLVLEPKMITVTSADEAFLQSCMDIIEENMDNSDYSVVEFGKEIGLSRMQLYRKLKALAGKSPNEFIRMMRIKRAAQLFEHGDFNVSEVTYQVGFTDPAYFRKCFKEQFGETPTAYIKNKRKKG from the coding sequence CTCCCGACCATCTTCGTAGCAACAAGATCATTCGTGTATTTGAGAGTAGTGATTCGACCCTGTGGGTGGGTACCCGTACGGGAGGACTTTTTCGCAAGGACAAAAACAGCGATGCATTTTATCAATACACACATATACCGGACGATCCAAATAGCCTAAGCAATCAGCACGTCTGGGATATCGCTGAGGATGCTAGTGGTGGATTGTGGATCGGGACCGAGCATGGACTCAATCATCTCGATACGCATACGGGAAAATTCACATCCTTCTTTACTGATTCTACCAATGTGCATTCGTTGAGCAACGATTTTGTCACCAAGTTGATGATCGACTCACGCAATCGGCTATGGGTTGCTACCGAGTATGGAGTGTCTTTGATGGAAAATATTGATCCCGAGCACCCGCATTTTGAGCGGATCGTGGTGGATTTTGATCCAGCCAATGATGGCTTGCACAACTATATCTATGATCTCCAGTATATCGAAAATGCCAAAGGAATGGCAGTGTATTGGGGGACGAAGAAGGGACTGAAAAAATATGCGAAGGGTAAGGTGGAGAACTTTGAGATCAAGGGGAGAGCTTCATCATTCAATATTTTTCGGAGCATGACCTCTGTGTCATCGGTTGAGCCGTTTCTGCTGCTGGGGTCAGACATGGGACTCAGTGTGTTTGACATCAAAAAGAATAGTTTTGAACGTTTCTTTGGAGATTTTGACAAAGAAGTCAATTTGAGTCAGAATACCATCACCGCACTACTGATTGACAGAAGTGGGGTGCTTTGGGCGGGGACACGCAAGGGCCTCAACAAGTATGACTCCTACGACAACAACATTTCTCTGACAAAGACAAAGACCTTTGATCCGACCAATAGCATCATCACAAGTATTCGTCAAGGACCAGATGGCAAGCATTGGATCGGGACATTGGGTGGAGGCTTGTTTCAAGTCAATTTCAACGGGGACGCCGTGTCCAGCATCGACAAGTACCGCTTGGTCACTGACGATGACGTGGATTTTACACATTACATTCAAAAACTCAACGTGGACCCAAGCGGTCGGTTTTGGATCGGGACGGCGGGAGCTGGCTTGTACGTGATAGACGCCAAGGATATCAATCATCAGACGCATGAGATCCGAAATTACCGACACTACGACATGAAGACTCCAGTGGCATTGACGGATGATTATGTGATGTCCATTGCTCCAGCGAGTAGCGGGGGGATGTGGGTAGGTACTTGGAGCAAAGGGCTCAATCTCGTGACCGATGAGGGTGAGGTGTATTGGATCAAAGAGCCAAGGCTATCCCCCATCGCGATGGTGACCTTGTATGAGGATGACGAGGGCTACCTCTGGGTGGGGACACGAGGCAATGGCTTGTTTCGTCTCATGATCCAAAACAAAAAAGTCGTGGAGTTCAAGGCATATCAGTACAGTGACGAGTCGCCAGGCATCAACAATAATTTTGTGAATACAATCTACGTCGATAGCAAAGAGCGGATGTGGGTAGGGACCGAGGATGGACTCAGTCGATACGATGACAAGGAGGACGTGTTTGTACATGTCAATCGTACGCAGGACCGTCTGCCGCAAGATGTCGTAGGAGTGATAGAGGATGATTCGGGGTTGCTGTGGATCGCTGGCGAGGAAGGTGTGACGGTCATCAACCCCGATTTGGAACAGATGTATGTCAATCACTTCGACTCACAGGATAGGATGCAAGGTGGTTTTTTTTACAACGAGGGGACTTTGGAGGCAGATGACGGTCGCTTGCTACTCGGAGGTTCTAACGGTTTCAATATCATCAATCCTCGCAATATTTTTCAAAACCCCTATTTGCCTCACGTGGTGATCAAAGATGTGACGGTCTCAGATGTCAGTCTAAAACCAGGGGAGGAGTTCAACGGGAGAGTGGTATTGCCCAAAGCACTGAGCGAGACAGATCGTATCGTGCTGAACTTTTCGGAGAATACGATTTCGTTTGAGTTTGTTGCTTTGCATTTTGCGAACCCTCGCAAAAATCGTTATGCTTACCGTTTGGACGGATTTGATACCGAATGGCACTCGACGAGCTCCAGCCGACGCTATGCCAAGTACACCAATCTCGACCCAGGGACTTACACCTTTACCGTCAGAGCCTCCAACGACGATGGACTATGGAACGAAGAAGGAAGGAGCCTCCTCGTCGTGATCTCACCTCCTTGGTGGCGCACGCACTGGGCGGTCCTGTTGTATGTGGTATTGGCGATGATCTTTTTGGCTGTCTTTCGAAAAATGATCTTGATACGTTCGGCCTATGAGCATGACTTGCGCTTTGAGCGACTCGAACGAGAAAATACCGAACAGCTGAACAAGTCCAGATTGCAATTTTTCACCAACATCTCGCATGAGTTTAGGACGCCATTGACGCTGATTTTGGGACTTGTCGAGCAGCTCATCGACGATGGAGAAGGAGGAGTCAAAGTTCAAAAGCAGCTCAAGTTGGTGACACAAAATGCCGGTAGACTACAGCGACTCATCAATCAACTGCTTGATTTTCGCAAGGCCGAGACGGGGAGTCTCAACTTGCGAATCGCCGAGGGCAATTTCTATAAGTTCGTCAAGGAGGTCAAGTTATCTTTTGACAGTCTAGCCGAGCAACGCGGGATCGATTACAGTCTTGTTACTTCATCCAATGTCATCCCTCTCTATTTTGACCGGGATCAGTTCGAAAAAATATTGTTTAACCTATTGTCCAATGCTTTCAAACATACTCAAAAGGGAGGTGCAATCAAGGTGCAACTCAAAGAGCAAAAGGGACAGGTCGTGCTGAGCGTAGTAGATTCGGGAGACGGTATAGGATTAGAAGAAAAGAAGAAAGTATTTGATCGGTTTTACTCAGGCGACCAAGACACGGGGACAGGTAGTGGCATTGGTTTGGCCTTGTGCAAGAGTTTGGTGGAGCTTCATCACGGGGCGATCAAGGTCGAGAGCGAAGTGGGACAGGGCGCGACATTTGAAGTCTGCATACCGACAGGGATGGCGCATTTCAAACCAGAGGATATGCTGGAGGATTTCAAAGACAGTGAAGATATCGCCACCTATCGCGAAGTGCTCGATGAAGAGCGAGAAGATGAGCTCGCGACGACCGCAGAGGCCCAGGATGTCGAGGGGCTCAAAAAAATCCTCATCGTCGAAGACAACGTCGAGGTACGCCATTTCCTCAAATCACTGTTTCAATTTGAGTACGCAGTGTTCGAAGCAGAAAACGGGCAAGTCGGTATAGAATTGGCAAACGAGCACGACCCTGATCTAGTAATCAGTGATGTGATGATGCCCGTCATGGATGGAATTACTTTTTGCAAAAAACTAAAGGAGAATCTTGACACGTCGCATATTCCAGTGATTTTGTTGACGGCACGGACGTCCTTCATCTACAATATCGAAGGACTCGAAAACGGTGCGGATGACTATGTTACCAAGCCATTTCACCTCAAAGTACTCAAGCTCAAAGCCCGTAACTTGATCAAGTCTCGAGAGCAGAGTCGTATGCTCGTTCAAGACAGAGATCAGTTGGTCCTCGAACCCAAAATGATCACAGTGACTTCTGCCGATGAGGCATTTTTGCAGAGTTGTATGGATATCATTGAGGAGAACATGGACAACTCTGATTACTCGGTGGTGGAGTTTGGCAAGGAAATCGGACTCAGTAGGATGCAACTCTATCGCAAACTCAAAGCCTTGGCCGGTAAGTCACCCAATGAGTTTATCCGAATGATGCGGATCAAGCGTGCAGCACAGTTGTTTGAACACGGGGATTTCAATGTCTCGGAAGTGACGTATCAAGTGGGGTTTACGGACCCAGCTTATTTTCGCAAGTGCTTCAAAGAGCAATTTGGAGAGACCCCTACTGCCTACATCAAAAACAAACGGAAAAAGGGGTGA